In the Hordeum vulgare subsp. vulgare chromosome 7H, MorexV3_pseudomolecules_assembly, whole genome shotgun sequence genome, one interval contains:
- the LOC123409635 gene encoding disease resistance RPP13-like protein 4 translates to MAMVLDAFAFYLADMLTQVAADEVGAMLGVSGEINKMGDKLQDLKNFLADADRRNITDETVREWVTQLKHAMYEASDILDLCHLKALGKPEPSSVNAGCFNPLLLCIRNPFHAREIGIRIKALNQRLDAIKERSAAFNFINLGSYYQDHRSHGNPTPSRETVGDFDRSTVVGGKIEDDTRALVTRIMQTGKEVDDDIMVVAIVGVGGIGKTTLAQKVFNDEAIQDEFSKKIWLSVNQNFSDVELLRRAIIEAGGDAQLAGNAKATLHRSLKDALIGHKILLVMDDVWDHGAWDHVLKIPLTTVAASGSRVLVTTRDEGVARGMIARWPYHQVDTLLPQDAWSLLKKQVLSSEIDEGHINTLMDIGLKIIQKCGCLPLAVKVMGGLLRERGGLRRDWQKVLDDSKWSITKMPQELNHTVYLSYEYMPPYLKQCFLYYSLLPKSKVFRMDEVIAMWMSEGFINGNSSDLEELGKNYYKELIYRNIIELDKSYPHIWVCSMHDVVRSFAQYMSKHEALVAQDGDNDILTKLSSQKFLRLSIETNRSQSRDLDWTSLQAQQSVRTLISTIQIKMNPGDSLVTFSSLRVLYIQAADVAALVESLHQLKHLRYLALLDTDISVLPRNIGKMKLLQFLDLRGCTKLVNLPASIVMLSQLQFLYIPDIIHMIPRGFCGLTGIRKLIGFPGHMDDDCCSLDELGPLYQLKNLFLNKLENISAASFAANARLGEKMHLIELFLWCTSRLGDDGLIKENQGVSEEEQRRIENVFNELCPPPSVEIINIKGYFGWQLPSWMMSTSMVPVNLNTLTILFFSDLACCTQLPNGLCQLPYLQLLQVNRAPCIKRIGAGFLKDAASPFPTLNKMNLVGMVEWEVWEWEEKVQAMPRLEKLQLVNCKLRHVPPGLTSNTRALKQLILQHVQHLCYIGSFPSVAELIVYGIPDLERITNLPNLQKLTITDCPKLMVLEGIPALEKLVLEDYVMEELPKYMRAAGQCGLEWDKFSHVDNVKAYAPDGDNQRKWYMFYTRGDNYKLDSNISISISLPCERFSFHRGGGRYSASNKSSRMEDKSIIPSEVSASSKLKVMELNFFL, encoded by the exons ATGGCGATGGTGCTGGATGCATTTGCGTTCTACCTGGCGGACATGCTCACACAGGTGGCAGCAGATGAGGTAGGGGCGATGCTCGGTGTCTCGGGTGAGATCAACAAGATGGGCGACAAGCTCCAAGACCTCAAAAATTTCCTGGCCGACGCCGATAGGAGGAACATCACCGACGAGACCGTTCGAGAGTGGGTGACGCAGCTCAAGCATGCCATGTACGAAGCCAGTGACATCCTTGACCTCTGCCATCTCAAGGCCTTGGGCAAGCCTGAACCATCCTCGGTAAACGCAGGGTGTTTCAATCCCTTGCTCTTGTGCATTCGGAATCCCTTCCATGCTCGTGAGATCGGCATCCGCATCAAGGCACTCAACCAGAGGCTCGACGCCATCAAGGAGCGGAGCGCTGCTTTCAACTTTATCAATCTTGGATCCTACTACCAGGATCATCGCAGCCATGGTAATCCAACTCCAAGCCGGGAGACGGTAGGAGACTTTGACCGGTCGACTGTGGTTGGGGGCAAGATTGAAGACGACACAAGAGCATTGGTGACCCGTATCATGCAAACAGGAAAGGAGGTCGACGATGACATCATGGTGGTCGCCATTGTAGGTGTTGGCGGGATTGGCAAGACCACTCTCGCTCAGAAGGTCTTCAATGATGAGGCAATCCAAGATGAGTTCAGCAAAAAGATATGGCTAAGCGTCAACCAAAACTTCAGTGATGTTGAGCTGCTGAGAAGAGCCATCATCGAAGCTGGAGGAGACGCCCAGCTAGCTGGAAATGCAAAGGCCACGCTTCACCGAAGCCTCAAGGATGCCTTGATTGGCCACAAGATCTTGCTTGTAATGGATGATGTGTGGGACCATGGAGCATGGGATCATGTGCTCAAAATACCATTAACGACTGTTGCTGCTTCAGGCAGCCGAGTCCTCGTCACCACTAGGGATGAAGGTGTTGCTCGAGGGATGATAGCCAGATGGCCCTACCACCAAGTCGACACATTATtacctcaagatgcctggtcattGCTCAAGAAGCAG GTACTCTCAAGTGAGATAGATGAAGGGCACATCAATACGTTAATGGATATTGGATTGAAAATTATACAAAAATGTGGTTGTTTACCACTTGCTGTTAAAGTAATGGGAGGACTCTTGCGTGAAAGAGGGGGGCTCCGTCGTGACTGGCAGAAGGTTTTGGATGATTCTAAATGGTCAATAACTAAAATGCCCCAAGAGCTCAACCACACAGTATACTTAAGCTATGAATATATGCCGCCTTATTTGAAGCAGTGCTTTCTATACTACTCACTCCTTCCTAAAAGTAAAGTTTTTCGCATGGATGAAGTCATTGCAATGTGGATGAGCGAAGGATTTATCAATGGAAACTCTAGTGATTTAGAAGAATTGGGAAAAAACTACTATAAGGAGTTGATATATAGGAACATTATAGAGCTAGATAAATCATATCCCCACATATGGGTTTGCAGCATGCATGATGTTGTTCGCTCATTTGCTCAGTATATGAGTAAACATGAAGCACTCGTAGCTCAAGACGGAGACAATGATATTCTTACAAAACTTAGTTCACAAAAGTTTCTTCGGTTGTCCATAGAAACTAACCGATCACAATCACGTGATCTTGATTGGACATCTCTGCAAGCACAACAGTCAGTGAGAACATTAATCTCAACTATTCAGATCAAGATGAATCCTGGTGATTCATTGGTTACCTTTTCAAGTCTGCGGGTCCTATATATACAAGCTGCAGATGTGGCTGCATTGGTTGAATCGTTGCATCAACTCAAGCACCTGAGGTATCTGGCACTATTAGATACTGATATTTCAGTACTTCCTAGGAACATTGGCAAGATGAAACTATTACAATTCCTTGACCTTCGTGGATGCACAAAATTGGTGAATCTTCCTGCTAGCATCGTGATGCTTAGCCAGCTGCAATTTCTTTATATTCCCGACATCATACACATGATACCTAGAGGGTTTTGTGGTCTGACAGGCATAAGGAAACTAATTGGGTTTCCAGGCCACATGGATGATGATTGCTGCAGTTTGGACGAGTTGGGGCCTCTTTACCAACTCAAAAATCTCTTCTTAAATAAACTGGAAAATATATCTGCTGCCTCATTTGCTGCTAATGCAAGGCTTGGTGAGAAGATGCATCTTATTGAACTATTCTTGTGGTGCACCAGCAGACTAGGAGATGACGGGTTGATCAAAGAGAACCAAGGTGTCTCTGAGGAAGAACAACGGCGAATCGAGAATGTGTTCAATGAGTTGTGCCCTCCGCCCAGTGTAGAGATTATTAATATCAAAGGGTATTTTGGCTGGCAACTCCCGAGTTGGATGATGTCTACATCAATGGTACCGGTGAACCTCAACACCTTGACGATTCTATTTTTCTCTGACCTAGCTTGTTGCACACAACTTCCCAACGGGTTGTGTCAGCTCCCCTACCTGCAATTACTTCAGGTTAATCGTGCTCCATGCATCAAGCGGATTGGGGCTGGATTCTTGAAGGATGCAGCATCTCCATTTCCGACTTTAAACAAGATGAACTTAGTAGGAATGGTGGAATGGGAGGTATGGGAATGGGAGGAAAAAGTACAAGCCATGCCCCGTTTGGAGAAGCTTCAGCTTGTAAATTGCAAACTGAGGCATGTTCCTCCAGGCCTTACCTCTAACACAAGGGCTTTGAAACAATTAATTCTACAACATGTCCAGCACCTCTGCTACATTGGGAGCTTTCCTTCAGTTGCTGAGCTTATTGTGTATGGAATCCCCGATCTAGAGAGGATCACCAATCTCCCCAATCTGCAGAAGCTTACCATCACCGATTGCCCAAAGTTGATGGTGTTGGAGGGTATCCCTGCACTTGAGAAGTTGGTACTGGAGGATTACGTGATGGAAGAACTCCCAAAATACATGCGAG CCGCGGGACAGTGTGGTCTTGAGTGGGACAAGTTCAGCCATGTGGACAATGTCAAGGCATATGCGCCTGATGGAGACAACCAACGAAAATGGTATATGTTTTACACAAGAGGAGATAACTACAAGTTGGATTCAAATATTAGCATCTCTATT TCGCTGCCGTGCGAGCGTTTCAGCTTCCATCGTGGAGGCGGAAGATACAGCGCCAGCAATAAAAGCAGCAGGATGGAAGACAAATCAATAATCCCAAGTGAAGTTAGTGCGTCCTCGAAGCTGAAG